The Oryzias latipes chromosome 1, ASM223467v1 genome contains a region encoding:
- the LOC101165446 gene encoding solute carrier family 25 member 38-B isoform X1 — MELASLQDGRRVKEAKMQEKGDAQSQTPGSLGKAHPALKAFMCGSLSGTCSTLLFQPLDLVKTRLQTLKNNAKPGAPNVGMFRVFITVIKTENFFSLWKGVSPSFVRCIPGVGIYFSTFYSLKQHYFLDRAPNAGEAVLLGAGARAVAGVCMLPFTVIKTRFESGRYNYVSVAGALRSMYETEGVRALFSGLTATLLRDAPFSGIYVMFYSQAKKALPPEVTAAPYAPLANFGCGVVAGVMASLVTQPADVVKTHIQVSPSHWSTADAVRYVFKENGVAGFFRGAVPRSLRRTLMAAMAWTVYEQLMARMGLKS, encoded by the exons ATGGAGCTAGCATCG CTGCAAGATGGAAGAAGGGTGAAAGAGGCCAAGATGCAGGAGAAAGGGGACGCTCAGAGTCAAACCCCAGGCAGCCTGGGGAAG GCTCACCCGGCCCTCAAAGCCTTCATGTGCGGCTCTCTGAGCGGCACCTGCTCCACGCTGCTCTTCCAGCCTTTGGATCTGGTCAAGACGCGGCTGCAGACCCTGAAGAACAACGCCAAACCGGG agCACCAAACGTGGGAATGTTCCGAGTTTTCATCACTGTCATAAAAACAGAGAATTTCTTCAGTCTGTGGAAAGGAGTTTCACCG TCGTTCGTGCGCTGCATCCCCGGCGTGGGAATCTACTTCAGCACCTTCTACTCGCTGAAGCAGCACTACTTCCTGGACCGAGCGCCCAACGCAGGCGAGGCGGTTCTGCTGGGGGCGGGCGCCAGAGCGGTGGCGGGAGTCTGCATGCTGCCCTTCACCGTCATCAAGACGCGTTTCGAG AGTGGCCGCTACAACTACGTGAGCGTGGCGGGGGCTCTCAGGAGCATGTACGAGACGGAGGGCGTCCGGGCTCTGTTCTCCGGGTTGACCGCCACGTTGCTTCGAGACGCCCCCTTCTCCGGCATCTACGTGATGTTTTACAGCCAGGCTAAGAAGGCGCTGCCTCCAG AGGTGACGGCAGCGCCCTACGCCCCGCTGGCAAACTTCGGCTGTGGGGTGGTGGCGGGCGTCATGGCGTCTCTGGTCACGCAGCCGGCAGACGTGGTCAAGACCCACATTCAAgtcagcccctcccactggaGCACAGCAGATGCAGTTCGCTATGTATTTAAG GAAAACGGCGTGGCGGGGTTCTTCCGCGGGGCCGTGCCCAGGTCCCTCCGCCGCACGCTGATGGCGGCGATGGCCTGGACCGTCTACGAGCAGCTGATGGCCCGGATGGGACTGAAGTCCTGA
- the LOC101165446 gene encoding solute carrier family 25 member 38-B isoform X2 — protein sequence MELASAHPALKAFMCGSLSGTCSTLLFQPLDLVKTRLQTLKNNAKPGAPNVGMFRVFITVIKTENFFSLWKGVSPSFVRCIPGVGIYFSTFYSLKQHYFLDRAPNAGEAVLLGAGARAVAGVCMLPFTVIKTRFESGRYNYVSVAGALRSMYETEGVRALFSGLTATLLRDAPFSGIYVMFYSQAKKALPPEVTAAPYAPLANFGCGVVAGVMASLVTQPADVVKTHIQVSPSHWSTADAVRYVFKENGVAGFFRGAVPRSLRRTLMAAMAWTVYEQLMARMGLKS from the exons ATGGAGCTAGCATCG GCTCACCCGGCCCTCAAAGCCTTCATGTGCGGCTCTCTGAGCGGCACCTGCTCCACGCTGCTCTTCCAGCCTTTGGATCTGGTCAAGACGCGGCTGCAGACCCTGAAGAACAACGCCAAACCGGG agCACCAAACGTGGGAATGTTCCGAGTTTTCATCACTGTCATAAAAACAGAGAATTTCTTCAGTCTGTGGAAAGGAGTTTCACCG TCGTTCGTGCGCTGCATCCCCGGCGTGGGAATCTACTTCAGCACCTTCTACTCGCTGAAGCAGCACTACTTCCTGGACCGAGCGCCCAACGCAGGCGAGGCGGTTCTGCTGGGGGCGGGCGCCAGAGCGGTGGCGGGAGTCTGCATGCTGCCCTTCACCGTCATCAAGACGCGTTTCGAG AGTGGCCGCTACAACTACGTGAGCGTGGCGGGGGCTCTCAGGAGCATGTACGAGACGGAGGGCGTCCGGGCTCTGTTCTCCGGGTTGACCGCCACGTTGCTTCGAGACGCCCCCTTCTCCGGCATCTACGTGATGTTTTACAGCCAGGCTAAGAAGGCGCTGCCTCCAG AGGTGACGGCAGCGCCCTACGCCCCGCTGGCAAACTTCGGCTGTGGGGTGGTGGCGGGCGTCATGGCGTCTCTGGTCACGCAGCCGGCAGACGTGGTCAAGACCCACATTCAAgtcagcccctcccactggaGCACAGCAGATGCAGTTCGCTATGTATTTAAG GAAAACGGCGTGGCGGGGTTCTTCCGCGGGGCCGTGCCCAGGTCCCTCCGCCGCACGCTGATGGCGGCGATGGCCTGGACCGTCTACGAGCAGCTGATGGCCCGGATGGGACTGAAGTCCTGA
- the LOC111947355 gene encoding lymphocyte antigen 75-like — protein sequence MERIFFVGLAIFAGGSLAAKHVFVSEDRRFYEAQQYCQSKYTDLSPLTNDLEEQVFRKSVKDGQSGWIGIYWDDGQRKWICVGGVVYRDQTWKTFPGIWDRVYWTREKWISKNGGTPSNFFCLNLIVVQEEKTWEEALEHCRGNHDDLTSLLSETENRLAQREIQDPTITQRVWVGLRFLGDTWLWVNGDPLEFQAWTQTGDPDQQSPVQKRCGALTKQGEWENRDCQEKLNFICI from the coding sequence ATGGAGAGGATCTTCTTCGTGGGGCTTGCCATTTTTGCTGGGGGCTCTTTGGCTGCCAAACACGTCTTTGTCTCTGAGGATCGACGTTTTTATGAAGCTCAACAATACTGCCAGAGCAAATATACAGACCTTTCACCCCTCACCAACGATCTGGAAGAACAAGTGTTCAGAAAATCTGTAAAAGATGGGCAGTCAGGATGGATCGGTATTTACTGGGATGATGGTCAAAGGAAATGGATCTGCGTAGGGGGGGTGGTCTACAGAGACCAAACCTGGAAAACCTTCCCGGGCATCTGGGATCGCGTTTACTGGACCAGAGAAAAGTGGATATCAAAGAATGGCGGGACGCCCAGCAACTTCTTTTGCCTGAACCTGATCGTGGTCCAGGAGGAGAAGACTTGGGAGGAGGCTCTGGAGCACTGCAGAGGGAACCACGACGACCTCACCAGCCTGCTCTCTGAGACAGAGAACCGTCTGGCCCAGAGAGAGATCCAAGACCCCACTATCACCCAGCGGGTGTGGGTGGGTCTGCGTTTCCTGGGGGACACGTGGCTGTGGGTGAACGGGGATCCTCTGGAGTTCCAGGCCTGGACCCAAACAGGAGATCCGGACCAGCAGAGTCCGGTTCAGAAGCGCTGTGGAGCTTTGACCAAACAGGGAGAGTGGGAGAACCGAGACTGTCAGGAGAAACTAAACTTCATCTGCATCTGA